From the genome of Geminocystis herdmanii PCC 6308, one region includes:
- a CDS encoding four helix bundle protein: MHEYLKDFKDLIIWQKGMIIAEKCFFLTQKFPKEELYGMIQQIRRASSSIPANISEGYGRRSPGDYKRFLNIAQGSVNELQTFLILATRVHLCTEKEVELILENLKEETRMISSLINKLS, from the coding sequence TTGCATGAGTACTTAAAAGACTTTAAAGATTTAATAATTTGGCAAAAAGGGATGATAATAGCCGAAAAATGCTTTTTCCTTACCCAAAAATTTCCCAAAGAAGAATTATATGGCATGATTCAACAAATAAGAAGAGCCTCATCATCTATACCAGCAAATATATCAGAAGGTTATGGACGAAGATCCCCTGGTGATTATAAACGTTTTTTAAACATTGCACAAGGTTCAGTTAATGAATTACAAACTTTTTTGATCTTAGCGACTAGAGTTCATTTATGCACGGAAAAAGAGGTAGAATTGATTTTAGAAAATTTAAAAGAAGAAACAAGAATGATTTCATCTCTTATTAATAAACTATCATAA